From a region of the Verrucomicrobiia bacterium genome:
- a CDS encoding hydantoinase/carbamoylase family amidase encodes MNAPLHPERTIAELKELRTLTADANGAQRVAFTPTWVRARAWLREKVAGLPLEIHDDAAGNTWFTLRGESDRALLIGGHMDSVPNGGWLDGCLNVLAGVEILRRLNAQYHGRPPVTVRLVDWADEEGARFGKSLFGSSACSGHLDMAEARGLQDKDGIRLPDALKQVGIDFERLKDSGRELRGAAAYLELHIEQGPVLLDLDLPLGAVLGTFGVERHAITFHGQAAHSGSTPMNRRKDALLAAARMSPEIYRIAERSGAGVCTIGSCSTKPGIVTSVVEQCRITLDQRHLDAAQLAQMLAEAKAASERFAREGRVDVSWERLWQIAPRPFAPELIELCDEAIRETCGRSHRLPSGPLHDAAEVAAAGIPTVMMFVQSLHGISHNKIEDTREEHLALSVIALDKLAEKVMRWIQARG; translated from the coding sequence ATGAACGCTCCGCTTCATCCCGAACGCACCATCGCCGAACTCAAGGAACTGCGCACGCTGACCGCCGACGCCAACGGCGCCCAGCGCGTCGCCTTCACACCCACGTGGGTGCGGGCGCGCGCCTGGCTGCGCGAGAAGGTCGCGGGACTGCCGCTCGAAATCCACGACGACGCCGCGGGCAACACGTGGTTCACCTTGCGCGGGGAGTCGGACCGCGCGCTGCTCATCGGCGGGCACATGGATTCGGTGCCCAACGGCGGCTGGCTGGACGGCTGCCTGAACGTGCTGGCAGGCGTGGAAATTCTGCGGCGCCTCAACGCGCAATATCACGGCCGTCCGCCTGTCACCGTGCGGCTCGTCGATTGGGCAGACGAGGAAGGGGCGCGCTTTGGCAAAAGCCTGTTCGGTTCGTCCGCCTGTTCCGGCCATCTGGACATGGCGGAAGCGCGCGGGCTTCAGGACAAGGACGGCATTCGCCTGCCGGACGCGCTGAAGCAGGTGGGCATTGATTTTGAGCGCTTGAAGGACAGCGGGCGGGAACTCCGCGGTGCGGCGGCCTACCTCGAGCTGCACATCGAGCAAGGTCCCGTGCTGCTGGATCTGGACCTGCCGCTGGGCGCCGTGCTGGGGACGTTCGGGGTGGAACGTCACGCCATCACGTTCCACGGCCAGGCGGCGCATTCAGGCAGCACGCCGATGAACCGGCGCAAGGATGCGCTTCTGGCGGCGGCCCGGATGAGTCCGGAAATTTACCGCATCGCCGAACGCAGCGGCGCCGGTGTCTGCACCATCGGCTCGTGCAGCACCAAGCCGGGAATTGTCACCAGCGTGGTGGAACAATGCCGCATCACGCTGGATCAGCGCCATCTGGACGCCGCCCAACTGGCCCAAATGCTGGCCGAGGCAAAGGCAGCCAGTGAACGCTTCGCCCGGGAGGGCCGGGTTGACGTTTCCTGGGAACGTCTCTGGCAGATTGCCCCGCGGCCGTTCGCGCCGGAACTGATCGAACTGTGCGATGAGGCGATCCGGGAAACCTGCGGCCGTTCACACCGCCTGCCGAGCGGACCGTTGCACGACGCGGCGGAAGTCGCGGCGGCCGGCATTCCCACCGTCATGATGTTCGTGCAAAGCCTGCACGGCATCAGTCACAACAAGATTGAGGACACGCGGGAGGAGCACCTGGCCCTCAGCGTGATCGCCCTCGACAAGCTGGCGGAAAAGGTGATGCGCTGGATTCAGGCGCGCGGCTAG
- the hydA gene encoding dihydropyrimidinase: MSLLIKNGEIVTASERYVADILCENETIARIDRGITPPKGAEVIDARGKFVFPGFIDPHVHIYLPFMGTFAKDDYRTGSQAALVGGTTTLIEMCCPARSDDALKSFELWRGKAEGKSACDFTFHMGVTRFDARTERQLREIVRRGISSFKIFLAYKGAFGIDDTELYRTLKLAKELGVIVTAHCENETLVTERCRELLAAGKTGPGFHEPSRPVQVEAEGVHHLMTFAELTGAATYIVHLSCREALAEAVAARQRGVRVAVETLIQYLTLDKTYAEKPRFEGAKYVMSPPLRDKCNQDILWHGLRDGLIQTVATDHAPFDFRKQKAMGKNDFTKIPNGIPSLEDRINLLYTHGVKAGRIDLHTFVNVASTQAAKLFGLFPRKGAIQPGADADLVVYDPRYRSRISVKTQHMNLDYSAFEGWKIAGRPSVVTVRGQIAVRDGKFVGKIGHGKFLARQPGHF; the protein is encoded by the coding sequence ATGTCACTCCTCATCAAAAACGGTGAAATCGTCACGGCGAGCGAACGCTACGTGGCCGATATCCTCTGCGAGAACGAAACCATCGCGCGCATCGACCGCGGCATCACGCCGCCGAAGGGGGCGGAAGTGATCGACGCGCGGGGCAAATTCGTTTTCCCCGGCTTCATCGACCCGCACGTCCACATTTACCTGCCCTTCATGGGAACGTTCGCCAAGGACGACTACCGCACGGGCAGCCAGGCGGCGCTGGTGGGCGGCACCACGACGCTGATCGAGATGTGCTGCCCGGCCCGTTCGGACGATGCACTGAAGAGCTTCGAGCTTTGGCGGGGCAAGGCCGAGGGCAAATCCGCGTGCGACTTCACGTTCCACATGGGCGTGACAAGATTTGACGCCCGCACAGAGCGGCAGCTGCGTGAAATCGTCCGGCGCGGCATCAGCTCCTTCAAAATCTTTCTCGCTTACAAAGGCGCGTTTGGCATCGACGACACGGAGCTGTATCGCACGCTGAAGCTGGCAAAGGAGCTGGGCGTCATCGTCACGGCGCACTGCGAAAACGAGACGCTCGTGACCGAACGCTGCCGCGAGCTGCTGGCTGCGGGCAAAACCGGCCCGGGTTTCCACGAACCGAGCCGGCCCGTGCAGGTTGAAGCCGAAGGCGTGCATCATTTGATGACCTTTGCCGAACTCACCGGCGCGGCGACCTACATCGTCCACCTCAGTTGCCGGGAAGCCCTGGCCGAAGCCGTCGCCGCGCGGCAACGTGGCGTGCGCGTTGCGGTGGAAACGCTCATCCAATACCTGACGCTCGACAAAACCTACGCCGAGAAGCCGCGCTTCGAGGGCGCCAAGTATGTGATGTCGCCGCCCCTGCGCGACAAATGCAACCAGGACATCCTCTGGCACGGCCTGCGCGACGGGCTCATTCAAACGGTCGCCACCGACCATGCGCCGTTTGATTTCCGGAAGCAAAAGGCGATGGGCAAAAATGATTTCACCAAAATCCCCAACGGCATCCCCTCGCTCGAGGACCGCATCAACCTGCTTTACACCCACGGCGTGAAGGCCGGCCGGATTGACCTGCACACGTTCGTGAATGTCGCCAGCACCCAGGCCGCCAAACTCTTCGGCCTTTTCCCGCGCAAAGGTGCCATCCAACCGGGCGCGGACGCGGACCTCGTCGTTTATGACCCGCGTTACCGCAGCCGAATCTCGGTGAAAACACAGCACATGAATCTTGATTACAGCGCGTTTGAAGGCTGGAAGATTGCGGGCCGGCCCAGCGTGGTGACGGTGCGCGGTCAGATTGCCGTTCGCGATGGGAAGTTTGTCGGCAAGATTGGTCACGGCAAATTCCTCGCGCGCCAACCGGGACATTTCTGA
- the preA gene encoding NAD-dependent dihydropyrimidine dehydrogenase subunit PreA, translating into MPTLATTVDGLKLPNPFVIGSGPPGTNLNVITKAFQEGWGAVIAKTVSLDAAKVINVTPRYAKLHSADGQEVIGWENIELISDRPFKLWEGEFKKCKDLFPDRVLIASVMEEYRKDAWVEIIERCQACGVDGFELNFSCPHGLPERKMGAAMGENPEILHEVVGWVMSVAKKPVWAKMTPNVTHIEDPSRAALQAGATGISAINTIRSVMGVNLDTLRPEPNVEGYTTPGGYSSRAIKPIALRMVMEAAQLIRREFPGRSLSAIGGVESGHDAAEFILLGADTVQVCTGVMKFGYAHVRPMCDQLLAFMAKHNFATLADFKGRSLDYFTTHADLVRRQAERKAAQKAAAGGKAVRSDAEWTGDEFVKQSNALSR; encoded by the coding sequence ATGCCGACGCTGGCCACGACTGTTGATGGCTTGAAACTACCGAACCCGTTTGTGATCGGTTCGGGACCGCCCGGAACCAATCTCAACGTCATCACGAAAGCCTTTCAGGAAGGCTGGGGCGCCGTCATCGCCAAGACGGTCAGCCTTGATGCTGCCAAGGTCATCAACGTGACACCGCGCTACGCCAAGCTCCACTCGGCCGACGGCCAGGAAGTCATCGGCTGGGAAAACATCGAGCTGATCAGCGACCGGCCGTTCAAGCTGTGGGAGGGCGAATTCAAGAAGTGCAAGGATCTGTTCCCCGACCGCGTGCTCATCGCCTCGGTCATGGAGGAATACCGCAAGGACGCGTGGGTGGAAATCATCGAGCGGTGCCAGGCCTGCGGCGTGGACGGCTTCGAGTTGAACTTTTCCTGCCCGCACGGGCTGCCCGAACGCAAGATGGGCGCCGCCATGGGTGAAAACCCCGAAATCCTTCACGAGGTGGTGGGCTGGGTCATGAGCGTCGCGAAGAAGCCCGTCTGGGCAAAGATGACCCCCAACGTGACGCACATCGAAGATCCCAGCCGCGCCGCATTGCAGGCCGGCGCCACGGGTATCAGCGCCATCAACACCATCCGCAGCGTCATGGGTGTGAACCTCGACACCCTGCGGCCCGAGCCCAATGTCGAAGGCTACACGACGCCGGGCGGCTATTCGAGCCGCGCCATCAAACCCATCGCACTCCGCATGGTCATGGAAGCGGCCCAGCTTATCCGGCGGGAATTCCCGGGCCGCTCTCTGTCCGCCATCGGCGGCGTGGAGTCCGGCCACGACGCGGCCGAGTTCATTTTGCTGGGCGCGGACACGGTTCAGGTTTGCACCGGCGTCATGAAATTCGGCTACGCGCACGTGAGGCCGATGTGCGACCAGTTGCTCGCGTTCATGGCGAAACACAACTTTGCCACGCTGGCGGACTTCAAAGGCCGCAGCCTGGATTATTTCACCACCCACGCCGACCTCGTCAGGCGCCAGGCCGAGCGCAAAGCGGCGCAAAAGGCTGCCGCCGGGGGCAAGGCGGTCAGGAGCGACGCCGAATGGACCGGCGACGAGTTCGTGAAACAATCCAACGCGTTGTCGCGTTGA
- a CDS encoding four helix bundle protein yields MSDEPKHRTASADGKVQSCRDLLVWQKGISLAKMICRITAEFPPEEKFGLISQMRRAAVSVPSNIAEGQARHTSGGFVQFISHAEGSLAELDTQLTLAAGLGFLSTQESLPCADSIHEQRRMLNGLRRVVSGQKPAAPSGQR; encoded by the coding sequence ATGAGTGACGAGCCGAAACATCGAACGGCGAGCGCCGATGGCAAGGTGCAGAGCTGTCGCGATTTGCTCGTTTGGCAAAAGGGCATTTCGCTCGCGAAGATGATTTGCAGAATTACGGCTGAATTTCCGCCAGAAGAAAAGTTCGGGCTCATTTCGCAAATGCGACGGGCTGCTGTTTCTGTCCCTTCAAACATTGCTGAAGGACAGGCTCGGCACACAAGCGGAGGATTTGTTCAATTTATTTCTCACGCCGAGGGTTCGCTTGCCGAACTCGACACCCAATTAACTCTCGCGGCGGGACTCGGTTTTCTTTCGACGCAAGAATCCCTGCCATGTGCAGATTCCATCCACGAACAGCGGCGCATGCTGAATGGCCTGCGCCGTGTTGTTAGTGGGCAGAAACCTGCTGCCCCAAGCGGCCAGAGATGA
- a CDS encoding CoA-acylating methylmalonate-semialdehyde dehydrogenase, with protein sequence MAATLEPCPFFIGGEWVQPRLAGTPVFNPSVGEVIAECPAGTAAEVNAAVEAAQAAFPAWMQTPVVERVRILARFKMLLEENFEAIVRCNTREHGKTLVESRGDVKRGLEVIEFALGVPSLMMGEVLENVARGIDCEAIRQPLGVCAGITPFNFPAMVPLWMYPIAIACGNTFVLKPSEKVPLTALKIARLLEQAGLPKGVLNIVHGGREVVDALLTHPKVRAISFVGSTPIARYIYEVGTRHGKRVQANGGAKNYVIIMPDADVENTTRGVIEAAFGCAGERCMAGSTAVLVRGAEQTVLPTLVEATQRLKVGPTDRDAQPDMGAVITRQHRDRVVQLIEAGVAEGAKIPADGRRVKIPEAPKGFYVGPTILDHVDHQMTVAREEIFGPVLNVMHMEDLNDAIDLANRSCYGNGASIFTRSGKAAREFKHRVKAGMVGINIGVPASMAWFPFNGWDESFFGDLHMQGKEGVQFFTQLKVTTSRWFSYGEEDIWHREK encoded by the coding sequence ATGGCCGCAACACTTGAACCGTGTCCGTTCTTCATCGGCGGCGAATGGGTGCAACCCCGCCTTGCCGGCACGCCCGTTTTCAACCCTTCCGTGGGCGAGGTCATCGCCGAATGTCCCGCCGGCACGGCAGCCGAGGTCAACGCCGCCGTGGAGGCCGCGCAGGCGGCTTTTCCCGCGTGGATGCAGACACCCGTGGTCGAACGGGTGCGGATTCTGGCGAGGTTCAAGATGTTGCTCGAAGAAAACTTTGAAGCCATTGTCCGCTGCAACACGCGGGAACACGGCAAGACACTCGTGGAATCGCGCGGCGACGTGAAGCGCGGCCTGGAGGTCATTGAATTTGCCCTCGGCGTCCCGTCCTTGATGATGGGCGAGGTGCTGGAAAACGTGGCGCGGGGCATTGATTGCGAAGCCATCCGCCAGCCGCTGGGCGTGTGTGCGGGCATCACGCCGTTCAACTTTCCGGCAATGGTGCCGTTGTGGATGTATCCCATCGCCATCGCCTGCGGCAATACGTTCGTCCTCAAGCCGAGCGAAAAGGTTCCGCTCACCGCGCTCAAAATCGCGCGGCTGCTGGAGCAGGCCGGGCTGCCCAAGGGCGTGCTGAACATTGTCCACGGCGGCCGCGAGGTCGTGGACGCCCTGCTCACGCATCCCAAGGTCCGGGCGATTTCCTTCGTTGGTTCCACGCCGATCGCGCGTTACATCTACGAAGTCGGCACCCGGCACGGCAAACGCGTCCAGGCCAACGGCGGCGCCAAGAATTACGTGATCATCATGCCCGATGCCGATGTGGAAAACACCACGCGCGGAGTGATTGAGGCCGCTTTTGGCTGCGCCGGCGAACGGTGCATGGCCGGGTCCACCGCCGTGCTGGTTCGCGGCGCCGAGCAGACCGTTTTGCCCACGCTGGTCGAAGCCACCCAACGCCTCAAGGTCGGCCCGACGGACCGCGACGCCCAGCCGGACATGGGCGCGGTCATCACCCGGCAGCACCGTGACCGCGTGGTGCAACTGATTGAAGCCGGCGTGGCGGAAGGCGCGAAAATTCCAGCGGACGGACGACGGGTGAAGATTCCCGAAGCGCCAAAGGGATTTTATGTGGGCCCAACCATTCTCGATCACGTGGATCACCAGATGACCGTGGCGCGTGAGGAGATTTTCGGCCCCGTGTTGAACGTGATGCACATGGAAGATCTGAACGACGCCATCGACCTGGCGAACCGCTCCTGCTACGGCAACGGGGCGTCCATCTTCACGCGCTCCGGCAAGGCGGCGCGCGAATTCAAGCACCGCGTAAAGGCGGGCATGGTGGGCATCAACATTGGCGTGCCGGCGTCGATGGCGTGGTTCCCGTTCAACGGGTGGGACGAATCCTTCTTTGGCGACCTGCATATGCAGGGCAAGGAGGGCGTGCAGTTCTTCACACAACTGAAGGTGACCACGAGCCGCTGGTTCAGCTACGGCGAAGAGGACATCTGGCACAGAGAAAAGTGA